From Malaya genurostris strain Urasoe2022 chromosome 2, Malgen_1.1, whole genome shotgun sequence:
tcgaatcatcgattcgaatttctgcgataattggcagcttgcgattctctattggtaaattccacacaacaACGATCATtagcagactgtaaatttttttaaaggccgtgaaatactcagagtatgaagtggagcaaagaaatgtagaaaaattctctcacggttcatgcattgagagacacgagttcttgtagtatcttctaccggattgaaaatattgtatacaatgtGGAAAAATATCGAACAGCTTCTattaaattatcggcaatcaccaacactgcctgtAGTAATGAGACTTTTTCACGGTTGTATCCAAATGAGCTTACAAAAAGCATGCATCATCTTGTTCTTCTATTAGATGTTATAGTTTGAAGTCATCTGCAAACGATAGCTTGAAACTTTACACTAAAAATTCAGATCATTAAAATGAATTGAATATGTAAACGGTCCTAAATAGcctccttgaggtactccagatCTAACGGCAAACGTAGCTGTAGTGCAGTGCAGCTTATGATCGAATCAATTTTATACGTGAagaaaaataatcgaaattaaaagaaGTTTGAAATATGTTTCCTATCATGAAATATTGCTCTAATTTCAGCAACATCATAATCGCTTCTTTCTTATTCTATTGAACAAGGTTACGTTTTGAACTCGTATTGAACTAAAGAACAAAACATTTTACCAGCCAATGTGCAACGAACCAGTCGATGAGAAAGCTTAGTGCAACAATTTTTCACTGACTGTCGTCGCGTCCGATGGTGTAATTTATTATTTACGATATCGTTaatctacaatatttttctcaaacTAAACCAAGCCACAGTGTTACAGCGAACCAACTAAGTTTTTTCTTCTCTTTTAATCTTTTCCAGAAGCAAACCTTGTTCAGCCAATTCTCAATTTCCCCAAACATCCAAAAGTTGCTGCAATCGCGAGTGGgtcgagcaaaaaaaggtaaaacgaaaAATAGCCCGAAACTTTTTTGCGCCGAAAATCGCCACAACGGAAAAGTTCATTTGTTTCGTTCCTCGACAACTTCAATGCCGCATGCCAAAAATTTCAGCCGGAATGAACAGCTTATGAAAAACAGCCAAGCTTACTTGTACTAAGATAAcacagaaaaaaaggaaaagttGAAATCGTGACAAAGTTTTCTCGCTCTGAGCTGTCGGTTAAGTGACAAGTGATCCCGAATCTAGTGGAAGTGAAAGCTGCTCGCTTGAGAAGACAAATTCGAATGGGGGATAGGCGGCTAATCTAGCAGCGGAATAAATTGATTTCCTTCCCCGCCGAGTTTCCGATAGTAGCGTTGTGCTGTATCGTCATTAAATCGAAGCTGGTGTGAACCCTCGAGCACGTGCAATCACTCAGTGAGCTTATTATCTGCCAGAAGGCAAACAATCATACGCGTGTCGAGTGTTTGTGATAGACGGCCACCGACCCGACAGGAACGACGAACGAAGACACCCACCTACCCACCGATCGCCTAGCGCCTAGCATCCCACGGCACTATCGGACAACCGAGAACGATGCGACGGATGGGAAACCAATAGGCACTAGCTGTGAAGCACACCTGCAGCGAGCCACTAGACAGAGGAAGCGATATCGAATTGGCAGATGGTTTTCACGGGTATTTTCGACGATTCAGCAGCAGTTGTCGGACGGAGTAGTGGTAACGataaaaatagaaagaaaaacgTTGGGCGTCGAAAAAGATAAACCAATTTGTTTAAGTGGACGCTTTCAGCATCAATTTGTTTGCGAAAGCTTCAGTAGACGATTGGCTATTTTTTTCCGTTGCTTAGAGAGGGGAGAAACCGAAACGAGAAGTAAGAAGTGACCCAATCGGAAAACTTTGATCAAAGTCATTCTGCCGAAATAAAGGTCGTCACTGTGACCATTCATCTTCATCAGATACAGAATAGAGTAGAAAAAAATGTCCTCACGGTCAAAGGATAAGGTAACGGCAGCAATCAGGAAATTCTTCAAAAGTCCCGACAAAAAGGAGAAGGGGCAGAAGGATAAGgaccaacaacagcagcagcagcaacagcaacagcaacagcatcaTGGTGCGAGTGGAGGCCCGACGGATTACCAGGTCGGATCGGGAGCAGATGCACATCCCATGCTACATCCTACACATCCGGCAACTCTGGCAGTAGCCGGCGCAATTGTTCCTAGTGGTAGCAACAGTGGTAGTAGTCACAATAACACCAGTAAATCTAGCACCGATAGTCCCATGCGAAGATTGCGATGGTgagtatgacaattttatgtcaTTCCACGTAAGACCTGATAAATTTTCGTTTCTGTGTACATTCTTTCCAGTGTCGTCGCTCCTAGCAGCAATAGTGTAGTAAATGTTCCTGTACCAAaaccattagatacaacaatccGATCCAGACGGCTAATGAAGGAGCTTAAGGAAATCGAACGATTGCAGCATTCACGGACGGATCCCTACTTTaaggtgaacatagtataatgaTATTAAACATAGTGTCATAGTTCTGAATTTTGCTGTATGTTCATTACGCAATTAGTTAAAACAAAACTCGATGATGAAATATCTTATAGTTACAGTCTgcatttgaagaaagtgcacacaaagaaattattttaatttatttctaaCATAAAAAAGGCACACAAAATAACACCAATTCTGTGTGACAACTGCTTCACATCATGCTCTGGCTCTCCTGAGAGATAGGACTTACCTCCTTCCTTGCATTGCAATTCCATCGGGATGGCTTCTGTAGATTGTGGAGGTCTTTGCCCGGCGGTAGTTGGGGATTAATTTTTCTTGAAGCACCCAGTACTTATCCAGGAAAAGAAAACCTattcttaattcacctagtggtgtgataatgctgcTAATCTTGCCATCGACACAGTCTCGTTTAAACATTTATTGTCGTTTTTACGTCGATTAtgtcacttgtacgattatacTTCCAAAACATGAAGTGTCAGCCATGTGAACTCGATCTGCAACCCATTTTTGGCTTTGAACGAtcctaaaatttttaatattggttcatccatatccgataaaattgagcggtaatgagattggtcgtttacgtcacttataccatcatgtcaccggaaccgtaagtgacaaccatttgagCTTCAAACCAATTTAATAAACCAAACTAGTAGTTTCCAAACTAGCCTGAAAATCGAAAAGCATGTTATGTTGGttgtgtcacttataccattataacaccggaatcggaggtgacagccatttgatctgcgAACATGATCCACGGCTCACCAGTATCTCTCAAACGAGCAGAcgcttgttcaaatcggttcagccatcgtaGAAAGAGAAGGGTGAAGACAgaacgttttgtcgtttacgccaTTTATACCATAAtattatctccggaaccaaaagtgaccGCTGTTTGgtcatttaacttgatcaaaaatccaataaaagcattcaaacgaacttaagttaattaaaatatgttcagccatctctgagagaattGAACAGTAAGACAAcaacgcattttttttttttcataaatacttttatttcataggcaatacacataagtttttcttcgccgtggcatccacaatacgtagtactttaaacctaatatatttcgaatatcatattagtatgttggtattcattagttaatctaaccaCTGTTTTTATCACGCGATTTGcttttataaattacattaaataaaatacatttatgttgtacatgatcttataactatttcaggtttgtttgtatcagttaatcacttttattcaatataagatagctggattttggttgaactcatggaagagaaaacagtctaacataaaataaaatttaaattgaaactccaatggacttaatgaaatgataaagtagTTTTATGTAAGAAAGGTTACGACAAGCAAAAATGTCGCGaattgggacattggatagtctaccttgggtacgcaaggaatttattagttgagatctgccctcacgatactccacgcatgtccaaacgatgatgatcaatatcgcgataaccttcgccaca
This genomic window contains:
- the LOC131428314 gene encoding ubiquitin-conjugating enzyme E2Q-like protein 1, producing the protein MSSRSKDKVTAAIRKFFKSPDKKEKGQKDKDQQQQQQQQQQQQHHGASGGPTDYQVGSGADAHPMLHPTHPATLAVAGAIVPSGSNSGSSHNNTSKSSTDSPMRRLRCVVAPSSNSVVNVPVPKPLDTTIRSRRLMKELKEIERLQHSRTDPYFKVELVNDNLYEWHARLYRVDPDSPLAEDLVELGIPFILLHLVFPDNFPFAPPFMRVVEPRIEKGFVMEGGAICMELLTPRGWASAYTVEAVLMQFAASLVKGQGRVSRKPKSTKEFSRRTAEEAFRSLVKTHEKYGWVTPALNDG